The following nucleotide sequence is from Harpia harpyja isolate bHarHar1 chromosome 7, bHarHar1 primary haplotype, whole genome shotgun sequence.
ATGCTGGCCTACAAGACATGTATCCTGTTACCATAAGGGAAGTAGAGAGAATCCTGGAGTAGACTGACCAAGATTTGAAGACTGTTAAGTATGTTGAGTAGCAAAGACTAGAAGTTTTATTCAGCTGTACCTATTCTCTTGGTGACTTGAACTTAAATAATGGAAGCCTGTCCTTCAGCTTTGCTACTTCACAGTTACAGCTTTATACTACATTAACATCCAGGCTTCAGTAGTAAGCAGTTTTAAGTTCTGAATTTATTGGCAGCTGCTATTTAACATAACCGCAAGATTACAAAGTCTGGAACCTTTTACATTTGAATGAAGTGCCAGAGAAGTTGAGAGGATCTGACAGTATAAACAAAACTATAAATATAAAAGAGTTTTGCAGGGTGGTATGTTAAGACTAAACATgctgcttaaaaaacaaaaaaagctgtaacCCAACAAAATGAAACTTTCATCTCATTGTAGGTTGACATTGAAGTGGATTTCATTAGATTTTCTGCCAAGAAACTCCTGAACTGAGGCATGTCTTTAAAAGCTATTGAAAatggaacaataaaaaaaaatttttttttttttaaattgtagtaTTACTGATCTCCatctccattttctgttttcagttgttttggtGCAGgctgttctttttccatttcctctaGTGGTCTCTTCTTGGGACTTGCTGGTTCTGCAAGATTGAATATGTAGTCATTTATGGTAAAGGAAAGCATTTCAGTATTACATgaaatcttctgaaaaaaacaaacccttccTACCACGTAAATTCAAGGATGAGTCCTAGTTTATCCACAGCCAGTGCTATGCTAGAGGGTTTACTTATTACTGTGACTTAAAGCTTTTAGATGTTCTAAAATGGCAACTTAGAAGAGCTTCTTCCCTGTATAACTTCACAGTAGGAAGGCAGATAAGAAGATGAAGGAATACAATCTAACAGGAGTAGGTTTCACTGGGTTTTCTTTAAGCAGGTGCCACAACTAATGAACAGAAGCTTAGCTCTTCATCTTCTCCAAGCTAAATACCAATATGCAGAACTATGAAGTCTTCTCATAtcctcaaggaaaaagaaaaaaaaaaaaatcaccacttgAGACTGGGTCTGTACAGTTGTGTAATGTTGCTGACAACCACCTTCTTTCAATGCAGAATGCTTTGAACAGGCCTGCAGTACAGTCTCAGCTATCTAGTAATTGTTTTAATAAGCTTTTTGGACAGTTCTGGAAGGAATCAAGCGCAAGACCTTTAAAGTTACTTTACTGATACTGACAAGAGGACAGAAATACTACAATGAGGGCCAAATCTGAAACACTTGTACGAAACATGAGTACTTCTCCAGAAAGTAGCTCCATGTACTAAAGCAGCTGTATCCAGTGCACAAAATAATATACCTGTTTTGGTATCATCTTCACCACCTTCTTCTTCATTCtcaaactttattttcttgcCCTGAAACTGTACTTTTCCTTTGTGTGCACCTTGAGGTATCTTtccccctcttccttttcctttaattttgcgTCCTGTGGGGAGATGTCAGGAACTTTGTATCATTTGTCTTTTAACTGGCAAACTCAAAAGAATGCTTTACAATTAGTCAGTGTTCAGTACATATTCGCTATTCACAGTTACTTTCACACAGTGCCACTTCTAGGACATTATAAATGCTTAAACCAATAAAAGGAGgaccttttgttttctgtttcagcagtTCTTGCTGatcttccagtatttttttcagagcttCTTTCTCTGCATCTCCTTCTAGCACTTCCCACGTAACATCCTTGCTCCGAAGCTGTAAGTTTCCATTATTTGctgctttggctttttccagaGCTTCTTTTGCAATATCCTTAAAGAGGATAATTCCCTTAAAAAGAAGAGCGGCATCTGCATTTGAATCTTATTGCGAAAACATTCAGCTAGAATGATGAACAATGTATGCTGTTAGGTACCTCAGTAAGTTCACTACTCTTGCATGATGTAAAATATGCCTAGACTGAAGCAAAACCCTCAGGTTGTCCTAACAAACATTCTCATTCTCAATTTTGACCTTATCAACTGAGAAGGCTGGAACCTTTTATCTGttcttttgaaagaatttaaGGGGATAATTTAATTCTCTAGATATTCTGCAATTCCACAAgtcaaataatttcttatttgaTTACATACGAGAACAAGCATTTAATCATTCAGTTTCAAAATCTAATACAGATATCTTAACTCCTTGTCTTAAGATTCTACTGACCTCCTTCGCACCTCTGACAAAGTGTATCCATTTGATTTCTCCGTGATCAGAAAATACATCATGGAGATCTTCTCTGCATGTTTGATCATCTAGATCACCAGAAAACTTCAAAAGACatcctgttttttcttccagagacttctaaatgagattaaaaaaaccccacatttttgtTGAAGAGTCAAGcttgaatattaatttttttcccctcaatccTAAGACTATTAAAACATGATAGTGATAAATAAACAATTTAAGTCACCCCCCTTAGCACCATCAGTAATCCAAGCATTCTTGCTACATAGCTTATTTATGCTGATGCCCAAGTCTTGCATGGTGTCCCccgctcctttttttttcttccccctttttaaaattttctttgtttactaTGATACATCTTTGTGGAACTTAGGACTCCTTTCCCATAAGAGAGTTACACTCTTTAATTctacaaaacagttttctgaaggCTGACACCTCAGGTTGAAAATCTATGTAATACTGATTAAATCCTTACTGGATCCTTTAAATACCACAGAAAAATGATCATCTCAATGGTGCATTTAGGATCACTTCTGAACAGGTGAACATGCCTAATAATTTAAATTCAGGATATGATCCTTTAAACAAAATTAGTCTcttgaaaataagattaaatgcCATGACAAAACAAAGTCTTACTGTAGGTTAGTTGGAAAAGCTGAAGTGATTTTCCAGAAAGTGCTCTATATTATAGAATTTCAGACTCTGAATATCCCACGTTAGCTTTACAAAATGTAGCTGCAGGTGCATGTTTGTTATGTGTGGATTGAAAATCCATACAAAAGCAAGCATTGCATAGTTTTCAGATATAGAGATTTAAGAAACCCATACCATTTCAGCATCTGctgcttgtttctgtttttcttctttttccctgtaGAAAAGTTAAATTAGTTAAGAGTTGGTTCAAGTGTGGTCAGGTGAGCAAAACCAAGCACTTCAATTGATAATGACTTACTGTTTAGCTCTTGCTTTGGCTTCTACTTTGTTTTGTCTCCtttcttcattcttctttgtACAATACTCCTCCCTTCAACAGAATATAAGCTAAGTTAATACGACTTAAAGAATTCcattataattactttttaagaCAGCAGTAGCCAAGAAACAGTTGAGATgctagtgttgtggtttaaccccagccagtaactaagcaccacgcagccgctcactcactcccccccattcagtgggatgggggacagagtcaggaagaaaaaaaaaaaaaaagtaaaacttgcatgttgagataagaacagtttaataaaacagaaaggaataaactaataacaataataaaacaacagtaataataaaaggattggaatatacaaaacaagtgatgcacagtgcaattgctcaccactcgctgactgatgcccagttagtccctgagcagtgatccccccccggtttatatactgggcatgacatcacatggtatggaatacccctttggccagtttggctcagctgtccgggctgtgtcccctcccaacttcttgtgcctctccagcccaggcatgagaagctgaaaaatccttgacttagtctaaacactacttagcaacaactgaaaacatcagtgtgttatcaacattcttctcatattgaacccaaaacataacactataccagctactagaatgaaaattaactctatcccagctgaaaccaggacagctagcCTGCAAAAGGTACAGCTATCAATACCTGTACAACAGTGTAGAAACTTACACTTCTCAGTTCAAGCCAGGTTCTTGTCTAAATCCACCCTTGACCATTATTAGTTCATACATCAGTTAAGTGGACTTACTTGAAAAGTACTATCAGCTCTGTGTCTTTGTACTTCTGGTTTGGGATCTCTGTGAACTTCTTAGCAGATTCAACACTATCAAAAACTGCAAATATTGAGCCCTGTTAAATGGCGAGAGACATTCAGTGTTACGTAACTGAACAAAATGTTGTCCGGGGGGATCCCTGGCCCAGGTCTAACTGTTCATCGCAAGAGCTACCTTAAATGTTCTCTGCAATGTTCTCCTCATTTGAATGTTTTCAACTGGACCTTTATCCTCAAGCCATTCTTTGATATCGTCAAGAGTTGCATCTAGTGGAAAGCCTTTCTGCAAGACAGCAACAAGCTTCAATTATATGCAACAGACTGTCAGAAATGACACCCTATCTAGTATGAGTTAATTCAAGCTTTACTTAGATGGTTTTCAATCAAAGTCATGCAGAACAGCACAGTGCAAAGGAAGAAGTTTACTTACAACATACACAGATCTGTTTTTAATTGCAGCCTTATACTGGTCATTTAATTCAGGAAGGGGTTTGTTTGGAGATCTTCTGATTTTagttttgtcttcatttatttCCATTAGACCAGTCTTGGATTTTCTTAGTGCTTCTACAATAACACTAAAATCTTTTGAAAGGCGACTTAACCTATTGAGTAAGCAGACACAGGTTATTACAAATATACAGGCAAAGCTGAAGCCAGATGTTAAAACAGCAATAGAAGTTGTACATGCAGACCAGGGATATTTGGCTCCAAAAAGAGATAAGTAGCTGAAAGTTACCCTTCCATCCAGACTAGTTGTACTTTGTTTTACCTGTTGAATTTGATCATTACTTCTAAAGGCACCCAGCCATCATCTAGTTTGATCTGTTCCTTTAGGAACTTGTCTCTTGGTAGATTGTGATTGCCAAAATAGTACTGcaaaaaagaagggggagggaggaggagagagagatttGTCTTTGAATGTTCAGTCTTAAAAGCTCATTTTCATCTGACAACTTACTGCAGTGGATCGAGACATACCAAAATTCAATAATCTGAACAATtagaaattctgaaattattaCTTCCTGCTTTAACGTGGTACTTTTCCAAAAGTTAGCTGCAACACATAAGCTGTAAAAAACCCAGTGCTTCATCCAGTGGGACTAATGAGGCAAAGGTAGACTGCAGTTTTGTTTGAGAGGCACGAAGCTTATTCTGTTAACATCATTATTCATCAACCTGATCAAGCTCTGCAGAGTCAAAAGTCAAATTAATCACCAAGGGATTCAGGTTTTCGTCCTCACTCTAAGGAAGGTATAAGCAAGAATATTGTATTTGCCACACTGAGAAATCATACACATAGACTAGAGTTTCTAGGTCTCATTCAAGAAAATACTCTaagataaaaaaattgttttcattttaatttactaTGTCCTCATTTTGATCATGTCTAGCATGGGAAGACAattcagtacaagacagacaagTGAATCAGATTCTTTTGCTTGCTAGCTGTCATCTAACTAGGGTCAAATACTTGAAGCCATAGGATAAGCTGGAGTGTTTCCACCAATATCATTGTGCTTCAAAAAGTCAGTGCAAGTTTTAGAACAATACCTCTCCCTCTAGTATACCTCAGACTCACATTACCACAAGTCTAGCTTTGACAACTCCTTTTTCCTCagtctcgggggggggggggggtgttggttggtttttaggggtttttgtttttttaataaataatgacTACAGCTCCATATCCTAATGGGGATATACGTGCAGCTGtatttttgtccttcaggaaaatgGTTTTGTTCTAGATGTCATTTTAAGTGATGTGCTTAGTTTTCCATTGTAGTGTAACCCTCCAAGCCTCTAGAGTGAGAAATAGTTAATGTAAAGCAGGCACACAAGTTTAGTTGTAATTTGTAGCAATAAATTACAAAGCAGTAAATCATAATAGGTTATGCAACACGCTAGTATTTTGACCAGCACAGATGCCCAAGTAGGaggatttttttcacaaaaaaccccaagtcatATAGAATTAAAATGCATCTTCCTATTTGTATAGATAGAATAACCCCAGTGAACATAGTAATAAATTGTTTAATGATACATTCACTTGCTCTAGCACCTAAAACGCAAGCAAGTTAAaccttctgtgttttaaaatggtGATCTTACAGGCAACTCTAGACAAGTATAACTTCCAACTTATGACTACAATTATGAGTTATCTTGAAGTATTAAATACCTGTCATAGACCTGGGacagacattttttttaaagagctgaagATTCAAGTCTAACTCCCTATGAAGTTAATTTCCCACTTGCCAAATCCCTACCAATGAATGTCTCCAAAACTACATCTCAGTCCAGATCCAAACTATAAACTGAACTTACCTCAATTTGCTGACagattttgctttccaaaatagACATGTTTTCACCATCTCCATTTTCAGCCATTTTCACCAGCTGTGTTGAAGAGAATATAAAGCAAAGGCACTAAGCATTGCACAGTACTTTCTACAGACTTGTATTCATATAATGTTGCACTTCACTGCAGCCTCATCTAAACAAGATAACAGGCAAGTTCTTTAGCCATGTTTATGCTTGTGAGCCAACTTTAAACATGACTGCAGAACTCCAAAGGGAAACtatgaaacaaatggaaaaaagtatAATACCATGGTTGTTATTGCATTTGGCATTCTACATTCAAGGTAAGTAAAAAAATGCTGGCACTTTACAGCagtatttatttacctttttctaGGCATAGATCCTCAGCTGGTACCTAACAGCAACAAACCTGAGAGACAACATTTGTTCTTTAAGTCAAATCCAACCTCTTGTCACTAGGCAAAACATCAGTAACAAAAATTGTTTAATATTCCTAAATAGGTATAATTAGAAACTTTTCTTAAGTTTCTGCATCCTAATTAATCTTTGAAAGTTCAAGGAACTTACTGGAGGAAGGAATGGAAGTATGTGCATTTACTAATACATCCTAAAGGTGTCTAGTTCTCTCCTTTACAAACTTGTCTTCACTGCAGTTCTGCCTGAATACTGAATTAAGCATCTTTGATAAAAGGCAAGATGTTTTAACTTGAAAGTAACTTCTTCCCTTAATTGGCATTAAGCGTATAATCCCAATACATCAGATACAGTCACAACATGCACTAGAAGGTTGGTAAGAAAGCAGCTACTGGCCAGAAAGTTAATTTGCATCAGAAAATGTCTATCTAGTTGCTCTTAAGATAAGGATAGAGTGTGAAGAGTAATCcttgaggaaaaaatgcagctttataaAGCTGTCGGAAATCGGGTTGAATTCAGTTTTGAACTACAAAGCAcagatttcttctttctccctttggGCACTATCACACTTGTTAAATCCAGCTACAGAAGATGAAGCAGTTTCATGGCCCTCAGTTACCCCAGTTCACAGATCAGTGATCATTAAGACTACTGGTGAAGATGGGTTTGCACTCATGCCTTGCATGGTTTATTGGGAGATTTAAGCATACGCATTCTGCTCTTCTGCCACTCGCAAGACAGTAACATCTTTCAGAGCATCAAGATGACTGGCAACATAGAAGCAGGGAAAACTCCCCTGAGACTCCCTTGTCACAGGAAATTATGTTCTTCATCAGAACACCTGCCTGGCAGCCCCATCTTCTTATTTTAGTAGTTTAATTCACCAATCATTGTTCAGCCTACTGCAGTCCGCAGCATTctgatttcctcctcttcctgatCTGGAGGCTACGTTGCATCCTTTGACTTGCTTGTAGGTCTTTTTAATCTAGGCACTTACAGGCTTAAAATTTGCATCCCGGTCTCCACTACTGGACTTCTACCTGTACCTAACATTATAACAGTCTTTAAAGCATGATTTCAGCGAGTGTTAGTTGACAGCTATGCTCAGAGTGTGATTCATTTGTCTATAAAGCACTTTACAAAAATCCAGGCCATAGTACACAAACTAACAGTTGCAGTTACTTTAGAGGTGTCTCACATTAGCCACCCTGACCACAGGAAACTTAGTTAGTTCACCACCACATTCAGGTACTGGCACTATCTCAACACACCCCTATGATGTTGTCCCCAACACTTGACTTGTGAGAGAAACCAGCATTCTATTTTACATTATACCTAATTTGGTGTAATTTAATGGCAGTCTATGGAGTAGTTTCAGCTTTTTCCATTGGATCAACTAATTGACCACACTCCTTATGTGCTACTGTAACACCTGATCCAACAGAAAGTTAACCCCCActgaagaaagggaagaacagtTCCATTTGGTAAATTATCACTAActtgattctgcttgtagaaaacACTAGTGATGGAGCTGTTAGGGCAGGGAgcacaagaggagaaaaaaaaaaaaatcagaaaaacctTTCTGTGGCAGCAAGCAGTTGTAGTGGGTTAGATTTGACATCGAACTATATTCTCagggtcaaaaaaaaaagtactgaatggCAGCTATGTGAATCTTCACATTCTCAAACCTTAATTTGGTGATTTAACTCACATTGCAAAGTCTCTTCTCCAGGTgtggcagatttttttaagcactaGGCAACATATTTAAGTGAACCATTTTCTTATGGGTGCTTTTCACAGTACAGCTCAGTGTTTAAGACATACTAATTTACTAAAAGACGTGAAAAGTTTTGCTCTCTTGCATATTCtgaggaaaaatattaatttggatTTTAGTCATGTATCCCgttttaagaaaaacacattaaCAATATGTTCTGGAACTCTAGAACAGAGACAATCTGCTGGTGCACACTGAAATACAGATTGAGCTGGATAAAGGAATCTTCCCTCACCACCTTCCATTTGGTCAGCCGATCTCAAGTACACTCTTAAGAGTGAGTGGAGTGGAGACAGCTGCTTTGTACTCTTCTGTTGTGTGAAATACAGACCAACCTCCAAGTAGGCTGTATCTTCTTGCTCCTTTGGTGGTCTTTGCTGTTCTACCTGTCTTACTGAATGGTGCATGGATTTCTTGGAGCAAGTTTTCCCTTAATACAAGTTGTTGTTAAAATAAAACCTGGCACCTTTTGGCTGCATGCTGCCAAATCACCAGCAATTACCCAGTTAATGAGGTGAGGATTACACAGAGGCAACCTGAGATAGTATAGTTACAAGAGAATCCCTTCATAAAGCTGTTGactttgctttggttttcccatTCAGAGAGAACCCCCCTCCATCTGTCCAGGGTAGCTCGGCTCTTCTAGCCCTGCCAAAAACCACACCAGTCTGAAATATGCAGGATAGCCTTCTTTTTACTGCTGGATACCCAAGAAGCCATTAAGAAATGCCAAGGTAATAGTGCTGTGAAGCATAATGGCAGAACATACACTTTCGTCTTCACCTAGCTTCCACCACCTAAACTCTTTCAGCCTTGTTACATCCTTGAATACCCTTTCTTGCACTTCCCCAGCTCTCACAATGCACTGCTCTCCCAGTTTGCCTGCCTCTGGGTACCAAAATACCCAGAACCAGCAACTCACTTTCCACATAATAAGGCTCAGCTCCACTGCTAAGAAGAGATGAAGAACAAAGTCCATTTCCTTAGCAGTATTTTCAAGGTAAAAACCAAACTGTACAGAAGTGTAAAACAACACAAGACCTGGGCCAAGTCCTTCAGATTAAGTCTTACACCTGGAAAAGTTTTTCTAAAAAGCACCTGTTCAGCTGCAAGTAACAATAAACTGAAGGCAAGACTAAGACTCAGGCTTGCTATATGTGGAATTCAGTTCAGACACTGATCGAGCTCTAACCTACTTagaataaaagcagaagcagccttCGAATTTAAAAGAAACTCTAGTCTTGCTGCACATGCTCACTTCAGATTCTTTAGCTCAGTCATTTGGCACAAGCTAGTCTTCTGGATCCAACTTCCAGATCAATGGCTTTCAGTTGCTGTGCAGCAATGAGGACTGATAAAAAGCTAGCTCCCCTGAAGAACAATCACAGTCTGAACAGCATGCAAAACCCTACATAAGATTTTATTGTAAGTGCTTTCTTAGTAGACCACACTGGCTTGTTCCTTCTGTGTGCCAACAGTCTGTATCAGTACCACTCAAAACgaaaacaagttaaaataatGCAAGCAGGCATGAGATTTAAATTACAAACGGAAAATAACAGTTGAGCTCTTTAACTAGGACAATTTGATCCCACGCTATATTAGCCAGATCATCCCAAAAGAACTCTCAAGTGGATTTTCATCTTACCAGTCATTTACTGTCAAGGTCTGGACAAAGCTGAGTTGCAGGCTAACTGCTTTTACCATTACTGTACTAGAGCGaaaggctttatttaaaaaaaaaaaaaagtttccccaaTAGAGTTACATGGAAGGGTTATTCACGCAATGTGTTGTTCAGGAACCCGTATGTAAGGTCTGAGCCTTCCAACCGGGTTCTTAcatcaaaatacagctttttattcAAGGTAAGGATTAACTGCCACCATTCCTCACAGACAATACTTTCGCAGTTGGTCTTTCAGTAGAATCAGTGCAATATAAGGAAGGAAGTTCCTATAAGAAGAATTTAAAGGATAGAAATGTCGGCTCCTCAGCCTTGCACCTACGCTAGGAAACCACCAGTTTGTTCCAAGACGCTTTTGTACTACCGTAGCGACAACGCAGCCCTCTTCAGACAACCTCAAGCCCCGTGGCCGAGGCTCCCGCCCTGCGGACACCTCAGCCTGCCCGGCGCTCGGGGCTGCtccccccgggccggggccgggctggggcccCTCGCCCGccgcaggggcaggaggaggcgggagcggcggcgcACGTGGCTGGAGCGGCGCCGGCCGCCTCGCTCCCCGAGCGGCACCGGCCGCACGGGACGCGCCGCGCAGCCCTCAACATCCAGGGGCGTACCGCACGTGCCCAAGCACCGCCGGACGCGCTTCCGGGAAGTAACCACCGCGGCAGCTCGCCCTGCCTCCGCCGGCCACGGCTGGGCCCCGCACCGCGCTTCTGCCCGAGCcgggggaaaagcagcagcactcgCTCCCCCGCTCCGGGggctcctccctccttcccggcccGGCGCCGCTCCCCCGCTGGGCCCCGCCACCCGCCCTGGAGCCGGCCCTGCCCCGGCACGGCCCGCCGCTCCTCAGAGGGACgggaccggaccgggccgggccgggcctgacCTGGTggagcgcaccgcgcccgagcagCGCCATCCCCCCTGTGCAGCCGCCCGGCGCGGGGGCGCGAGGCCGCCCCGAGCACAAACC
It contains:
- the SSB gene encoding lupus La protein, which gives rise to MAENGDGENMSILESKICQQIEYYFGNHNLPRDKFLKEQIKLDDGWVPLEVMIKFNRLSRLSKDFSVIVEALRKSKTGLMEINEDKTKIRRSPNKPLPELNDQYKAAIKNRSVYVKGFPLDATLDDIKEWLEDKGPVENIQMRRTLQRTFKGSIFAVFDSVESAKKFTEIPNQKYKDTELIVLFKEEYCTKKNEERRQNKVEAKARAKQEKEEKQKQAADAEMKSLEEKTGCLLKFSGDLDDQTCREDLHDVFSDHGEIKWIHFVRGAKEGIILFKDIAKEALEKAKAANNGNLQLRSKDVTWEVLEGDAEKEALKKILEDQQELLKQKTKGRKIKGKGRGGKIPQGAHKGKVQFQGKKIKFENEEEGGEDDTKTEPASPKKRPLEEMEKEQPAPKQLKTENGDGDQ